A stretch of Corallococcus macrosporus DNA encodes these proteins:
- a CDS encoding CHAT domain-containing protein: protein MLKPAKKSLWALAVAIPLMAAGVAALKPRAQQPSAPDTFWADRRAAARIEARLTHPEADRYRSRAPAGGCPVPAEPMPLGPLARMEAREDWGGIAAAYALEGEWSQAASFLERLPASPERDSDLAAVALARGDHERALRLLDGALAAKPGLSQALWNRALVFREMGLTLRASELFEQVAKRNEQGWGREAHAQALALREATLERQRQWKAAREATLALVEDPKAPLPLDAARQLPGTVRGVFYEAVRAAPSKERVLALLPLAKELDRVQGGSVLTDYVQRVAKRDFARRAELARHYAETLRAGQAVPEALLDRARVSGDEDIYLGALMRTRKGTLNHLKDTLERIKRTEDPWFTYVADRDQALKEISDGAWWKAEQRLFGALQRCREGALSVRCLELEKRLAIFYYDMQRVTESEQHARVLWAGARQLREWELEFSVLEVLSQVARSRNDLGSARAYLEEWMARGPTRSCAWPHVQLAHLHYLDLRPQDARRELDIAAACADNPMEPVFGATLAELTRSSSGPNDAEWLSRVTSNTLSGPVVQGGDRVYADYLEGRFLLDRDRAKGEGHLRNAIKAADALPRGDALGRESWALSYSSLAVDAGRAGEFPKVVELMASQLGTPVPTRCALAASVHAERTVLVALGPQGEVKGHYDDTRKEPFARADSSRLVPETLRKTLASCDHVDVLAWAPVFGRTDLLPSDIAWSFRLGRAQGPRPAGSAQASRRLVVAGVEAPSLLQLPRLPAWTPDAEPGSAPPNVLSGSDATPSRVLESMTDATEIEIHAHGITDPSISGASLVVLSPEVNGRYALTADVVREQKLKGEPTVFLAACSAGRTTALQSTEPFSLPAAFIDSGARAVLASTVDIPDAAGRFFDGVRRRIHAGSPAAVALRDERQAWLARDGRAGWTRSVLLVEKAD, encoded by the coding sequence ATGCTGAAGCCGGCGAAGAAGAGTCTCTGGGCGCTGGCGGTCGCCATCCCCCTCATGGCGGCGGGAGTCGCGGCCCTGAAGCCCCGGGCGCAGCAGCCGTCCGCTCCTGACACCTTCTGGGCGGATCGCCGGGCCGCGGCCCGCATCGAGGCCCGCCTCACGCACCCGGAAGCGGACCGCTACCGCTCACGAGCCCCCGCGGGCGGCTGCCCGGTGCCCGCCGAGCCGATGCCCCTGGGCCCGCTCGCCCGCATGGAGGCCAGGGAGGACTGGGGCGGCATCGCGGCGGCGTATGCCCTGGAGGGTGAGTGGAGCCAGGCGGCGTCCTTCCTGGAGCGCCTGCCGGCCTCACCGGAGCGCGACAGCGACCTGGCGGCGGTGGCGCTCGCCCGGGGTGACCATGAGCGCGCGCTGCGGCTGCTGGACGGCGCGCTGGCCGCGAAGCCCGGCCTGTCACAGGCCCTGTGGAACCGCGCATTGGTGTTCCGCGAGATGGGGCTGACGCTGCGCGCGTCGGAGCTGTTCGAGCAGGTGGCGAAGCGCAACGAGCAGGGCTGGGGACGCGAGGCCCACGCCCAGGCGCTGGCCCTGCGGGAGGCCACGCTGGAGCGCCAGCGGCAGTGGAAGGCCGCGCGCGAGGCGACGCTGGCCCTGGTGGAGGACCCGAAGGCGCCGCTACCCCTGGACGCGGCCCGGCAGCTCCCGGGCACGGTGCGCGGCGTCTTCTATGAGGCCGTGCGCGCCGCGCCGTCGAAGGAGCGCGTGCTGGCGCTGCTGCCCCTGGCGAAGGAGCTGGACCGGGTGCAGGGCGGCAGCGTGCTCACGGACTACGTGCAGCGCGTGGCGAAGCGCGACTTCGCCCGCCGGGCGGAGCTGGCGCGGCATTACGCGGAGACGCTGCGCGCGGGCCAGGCCGTCCCGGAGGCGCTGCTGGACCGGGCGCGGGTGTCCGGCGACGAGGACATCTACCTGGGTGCCCTCATGCGCACGCGCAAGGGGACCCTCAACCACCTCAAGGACACGCTGGAGCGCATCAAGCGGACGGAGGACCCCTGGTTCACCTACGTCGCGGACCGCGACCAGGCCCTCAAGGAGATTTCCGACGGCGCGTGGTGGAAGGCCGAGCAGCGGCTCTTCGGCGCGCTCCAGCGCTGCCGCGAGGGCGCGCTGTCCGTGCGCTGCCTGGAGCTGGAGAAGCGGCTGGCCATCTTCTATTACGACATGCAGCGCGTGACGGAGTCCGAGCAGCATGCGCGCGTGCTCTGGGCCGGCGCCCGGCAGCTGCGCGAGTGGGAGCTGGAGTTCAGCGTGCTGGAAGTGCTGAGCCAGGTGGCGCGCTCGCGCAACGACCTGGGCAGCGCCCGCGCCTATCTGGAGGAGTGGATGGCGCGCGGCCCCACGCGCAGCTGCGCCTGGCCCCACGTGCAGCTGGCGCACCTGCACTACCTGGACCTGCGGCCCCAGGACGCGCGGCGTGAGCTGGACATCGCCGCGGCCTGCGCGGACAACCCCATGGAGCCGGTGTTCGGCGCCACGCTCGCGGAGCTGACGCGCTCCAGCTCCGGCCCCAACGACGCGGAGTGGCTCTCCCGCGTCACCTCCAACACGCTGTCGGGCCCGGTGGTGCAGGGCGGCGACCGCGTCTACGCGGACTATCTGGAGGGCCGCTTCCTCCTGGACCGCGACCGTGCGAAGGGCGAGGGCCACCTGCGCAACGCCATCAAGGCCGCGGACGCCCTGCCGCGCGGCGACGCGCTGGGGCGCGAGTCCTGGGCGCTCAGCTATTCGTCGCTCGCGGTGGACGCGGGCCGCGCCGGTGAGTTCCCCAAGGTGGTGGAGCTGATGGCCTCGCAGCTGGGGACGCCCGTGCCCACGCGCTGCGCGCTGGCCGCCAGCGTCCACGCCGAGCGCACCGTGCTGGTGGCGCTGGGCCCCCAGGGCGAGGTGAAGGGGCACTACGACGACACGCGCAAGGAGCCCTTCGCCCGCGCGGACTCGTCCCGGCTGGTGCCGGAGACCCTGCGCAAGACGCTCGCCAGCTGCGACCACGTGGACGTGCTCGCGTGGGCGCCCGTCTTCGGCCGCACGGACCTGCTGCCGTCCGACATCGCGTGGAGCTTCCGCCTGGGCCGCGCCCAGGGTCCGCGCCCGGCCGGCAGCGCCCAGGCGTCGCGCCGGCTGGTGGTGGCCGGCGTGGAGGCCCCGTCGCTCCTGCAACTGCCCCGGCTGCCCGCGTGGACGCCGGACGCGGAGCCGGGGAGCGCGCCGCCCAACGTGCTGTCCGGCTCGGACGCCACGCCCTCGCGCGTGCTGGAGAGCATGACGGACGCCACGGAGATTGAAATCCACGCGCACGGCATCACCGACCCCAGCATCTCCGGCGCGTCGCTGGTGGTGCTGTCCCCGGAGGTGAACGGCCGCTACGCGCTCACCGCGGACGTGGTGCGCGAGCAGAAGCTCAAGGGCGAGCCCACCGTGTTCCTGGCCGCGTGCAGCGCGGGCCGCACCACGGCGCTGCAGAGCACGGAGCCCTTCAGCCTGCCGGCGGCCTTCATCGATTCAGGGGCCCGCGCGGTGCTGGCCTCCACGGTGGACATCCCGGACGCGGCGGGCCGCTTCTTCGACGGCGTGCGCCGGCGCATCCACGCGGGCTCGCCCGCCGCCGTCGCGCTGCGCGACGAGCGTCAGGCGTGGCTCGCGCGCGACGGCCGGGCCGGGTGGACACGCTCGGTGCTTCTGGTGGAAAAGGCGGACTGA
- a CDS encoding polysaccharide lyase: MKRLLQLVAAASLMPALSFAGVIWKGDFETGNTSQWTRQQAVANSRLQVVTDVVRDGKYALKATVKQGDNPINASGNRNELLYLTHETQGKEYYYKWSTLFPTNYPVHDSWQVITQWHQEGCCGSPPLEFFVRGDKINLRVGGNTTPVLWQTSIDKGNWHDFVLHVKWSSDKKAGFVELWHNGQHVLPKTYGANQFGKDLNYLKMGLYRDAAIKPEGTIFHDGFTMGTTLEDVMPPAPAPVEEPVPAPTPVPDDTNIPNDTTPDTTTTPPVAETPTTGTPNAPTTQLPTVGGQTPTAPGTTPVSNNPNGLPDSSDAVAGGCSASGTSGTLPFAAALLMLGAAALRRRRAPARALARRAKR; encoded by the coding sequence TTGAAGCGACTCCTTCAGCTCGTTGCCGCGGCCTCCCTGATGCCCGCCCTGTCTTTCGCTGGCGTCATCTGGAAGGGCGACTTCGAGACCGGCAACACGTCGCAGTGGACGCGACAGCAGGCCGTTGCCAACAGCCGCTTGCAGGTCGTGACCGATGTGGTGCGTGACGGCAAGTACGCGCTCAAGGCCACCGTGAAGCAGGGCGACAACCCCATCAACGCCAGCGGTAACCGCAACGAGCTGCTCTACCTGACCCACGAGACGCAGGGGAAGGAGTACTACTACAAGTGGAGCACGCTCTTCCCCACGAACTACCCCGTCCATGATTCGTGGCAGGTCATCACCCAGTGGCACCAGGAGGGCTGCTGTGGCTCTCCGCCGCTGGAGTTCTTCGTGCGCGGGGACAAGATCAACCTGCGCGTGGGCGGCAACACCACGCCCGTGCTGTGGCAGACGTCCATCGACAAGGGCAACTGGCACGACTTCGTGCTGCACGTGAAGTGGTCCTCGGACAAGAAGGCCGGCTTCGTGGAGCTGTGGCACAACGGCCAGCACGTGCTGCCGAAGACCTACGGCGCCAACCAGTTCGGCAAGGACCTGAACTACCTGAAGATGGGGCTGTACCGCGACGCCGCCATCAAGCCCGAAGGGACCATCTTCCACGACGGCTTCACCATGGGGACGACGCTCGAGGACGTGATGCCGCCCGCGCCCGCGCCGGTGGAGGAGCCCGTGCCCGCGCCCACGCCCGTGCCGGACGACACGAACATCCCGAACGACACGACGCCGGACACCACCACCACGCCCCCGGTGGCGGAGACCCCGACGACGGGCACGCCGAACGCGCCCACCACGCAGCTGCCCACCGTGGGCGGCCAGACGCCCACCGCCCCCGGCACCACGCCCGTGTCCAACAACCCCAACGGCCTGCCGGACTCGTCCGACGCCGTGGCGGGGGGCTGCAGCGCGTCCGGAACGTCCGGCACCCTGCCCTTCGCCGCCGCCCTGCTGATGCTGGGCGCCGCCGCGCTGCGCCGCCGCCGGGCCCCCGCCCGCGCGCTGGCCCGCCGCGCGAAGCGCTGA
- a CDS encoding S1 family peptidase yields the protein MKRTLGLFSTATALFAGATLSVVPSLALAAPSPAEAARAHDVSPDLLSAMQRDLGLTADGAKRRLASEAAAVRVEGTLRAELGERFGGAWMNADGSALVVGVTTDADADVVRRAGAVPQKVKYTQAELEAVKAQLDRDSRLAGRTVHAWYVDVMTNSVVVLAQDSALTGGTDFVAKAGVKHAAVRTVPSREEFKPVYDLRGGDAYYPGGSRCSIGFPVAGGFVTAGHCGGPGTATSGFNGVAQGTVVAANWPGNDYAWVRTNGSWGSQPWVNNYAGGNVLVYGSQEAGINASVCRSGSTTGWRCGVITQKNVTVNYSAGPVYGLTASSACAEGGDSGGSWLSGNQAQGVTSGAGGNCTSGGNTVFQPLNPILGAYGLSLTTTGSGGSGGPIIGLANKCIDVPNSNTADGTRLQLWDCNGTNAQKWTFMSDGTVRAFGKCMDVAWGSSANGTAIQLVSCNGNPAQQFILSGAGDLVNPQANKCVDVTSGNSASGTPLQLWECNGTAAQKWRR from the coding sequence ATGAAGCGGACCCTCGGTCTGTTCTCCACCGCGACGGCGCTGTTCGCCGGCGCCACGTTGAGCGTCGTTCCCTCGCTGGCGCTGGCGGCACCTTCCCCCGCGGAAGCGGCGCGCGCGCACGACGTGTCTCCGGACCTCCTCTCCGCGATGCAGCGGGACCTGGGGCTGACGGCGGACGGGGCGAAGCGGCGGCTGGCGTCGGAGGCCGCGGCGGTGCGCGTGGAGGGGACGCTGCGCGCGGAGCTGGGCGAGCGCTTTGGCGGCGCGTGGATGAACGCGGACGGCAGCGCGCTGGTGGTGGGCGTGACGACGGACGCGGACGCGGACGTGGTCCGCCGCGCGGGGGCGGTGCCCCAGAAGGTGAAGTACACGCAGGCGGAGCTGGAGGCGGTGAAGGCCCAACTGGACCGCGACAGCCGGCTGGCGGGCCGCACCGTGCACGCCTGGTACGTGGACGTGATGACCAACAGCGTCGTCGTGCTGGCGCAGGACTCCGCGCTGACGGGCGGCACGGACTTCGTCGCGAAGGCGGGCGTGAAGCACGCGGCGGTGCGCACGGTGCCGTCGCGCGAGGAGTTCAAGCCGGTGTACGACCTGCGCGGCGGTGACGCGTACTACCCGGGCGGCTCGCGCTGCTCCATCGGCTTCCCGGTGGCGGGCGGCTTCGTGACGGCGGGCCACTGTGGCGGTCCGGGCACGGCCACCAGCGGCTTCAACGGCGTGGCGCAGGGCACGGTGGTGGCGGCCAACTGGCCCGGCAACGACTACGCCTGGGTGCGCACCAACGGCTCCTGGGGTTCGCAGCCGTGGGTGAACAACTACGCGGGCGGCAACGTGCTGGTGTACGGGTCGCAGGAGGCGGGCATCAACGCGTCCGTCTGTCGCTCGGGCTCCACCACCGGCTGGCGCTGCGGCGTCATCACGCAGAAGAACGTCACGGTGAACTACTCGGCGGGCCCGGTGTACGGCCTGACGGCGTCCAGCGCGTGCGCGGAGGGTGGTGACTCCGGCGGCTCGTGGCTGTCCGGCAACCAGGCGCAGGGCGTGACGTCCGGCGCGGGCGGCAACTGCACCTCCGGCGGCAACACCGTCTTCCAGCCGCTCAACCCCATCCTGGGCGCCTACGGCCTGTCGCTCACCACCACCGGCAGCGGCGGCTCCGGCGGACCCATCATCGGCCTGGCGAACAAGTGCATCGACGTGCCGAACTCCAACACGGCCGACGGCACGCGCCTGCAGCTGTGGGACTGCAACGGCACCAACGCGCAGAAGTGGACCTTCATGTCGGACGGCACCGTGCGCGCCTTCGGCAAGTGCATGGACGTGGCCTGGGGCTCCAGCGCCAACGGCACGGCCATCCAGCTCGTGAGCTGCAACGGCAACCCGGCGCAGCAGTTCATCCTCTCCGGCGCCGGTGACCTGGTGAACCCCCAGGCCAACAAGTGCGTGGACGTGACGAGCGGCAACTCCGCCAGCGGCACCCCGCTGCAGCTCTGGGAGTGCAACGGCACCGCCGCGCAGAAGTGGCGCCGGTAG
- a CDS encoding DHA2 family efflux MFS transporter permease subunit, whose protein sequence is MDARRDVITGSKAGITIAAMAAALMSVLDISIVNVALSDIRASFGTPLDQIAWVSTGYMMANVVVIPMTGWLQRRFGYRKYFTFSILLFTVASVLCGLSWNLPSLVAFRILQGMGGGAIIPTSQAILFARYPREEHGMAGALFGLGAVTGPLLGPTVGGLLIEAASWHWIFLINVPVGLFAAYMAWRSIEQPHFEASMEKVDRNGIALLAVGMACLQYVLEEGNREDWFDSRLITLLAVIAGIALITFVVHELETPSPVVDLRVFTNRSYSAATGVNFLVGTALFSGSFLFSLFCGSVMRYEALDIGLIFLKGSAIQVLLMPLIGRFGGKVDGRYLIAFGVLGVSLSLWTNGHLTTRVDEITLITPVFIRACSLGFIFVPLSVMALSNLRPEQRGNAAGLFNLTRELGGSIGTAWMSSALSRSTQANVTAITSHVDVYGQVAQEQVASMTGAMAARGVLNPTGAAYGLLSQRISAQALVRAFNANFLILAALFVCALVLVAMLQKADPKVKVEGAH, encoded by the coding sequence GTGGACGCACGCAGAGACGTCATCACCGGCTCCAAGGCGGGCATCACCATCGCGGCCATGGCCGCGGCGCTGATGTCCGTGCTGGACATCTCCATCGTCAACGTGGCCCTGAGCGACATCCGCGCGAGCTTCGGCACGCCGTTGGATCAGATCGCCTGGGTGTCCACCGGCTACATGATGGCCAACGTGGTGGTCATCCCGATGACGGGCTGGTTGCAGCGCCGCTTCGGCTACCGGAAGTACTTCACGTTCTCCATCCTCCTCTTCACGGTGGCCAGCGTGCTGTGCGGCCTGTCGTGGAACCTGCCCTCGCTGGTGGCCTTCCGCATCCTCCAGGGCATGGGCGGTGGCGCCATCATCCCCACGTCCCAGGCCATCCTCTTCGCCCGCTACCCGCGCGAGGAGCACGGCATGGCGGGCGCCCTCTTCGGCCTGGGCGCCGTGACGGGCCCGCTCTTGGGGCCCACCGTGGGCGGTCTGCTCATCGAAGCGGCCAGCTGGCACTGGATCTTCCTCATCAACGTGCCGGTGGGCCTCTTCGCCGCGTACATGGCGTGGCGCTCCATCGAACAGCCCCACTTCGAAGCGTCCATGGAGAAGGTGGACCGCAACGGCATCGCGCTGCTCGCCGTGGGCATGGCGTGCCTCCAGTACGTGCTGGAGGAGGGCAACCGCGAGGACTGGTTCGACAGCCGGCTGATTACCCTGCTGGCGGTCATCGCGGGCATCGCGCTCATCACCTTCGTCGTCCACGAGCTGGAGACCCCCAGTCCCGTGGTGGACCTGCGCGTGTTCACCAACCGCTCGTACTCCGCGGCCACGGGGGTGAACTTCCTCGTGGGTACGGCGCTGTTCTCCGGCTCGTTCCTCTTCAGCCTCTTCTGCGGCTCGGTGATGCGCTACGAGGCGTTGGACATCGGGCTCATCTTCCTCAAGGGCAGCGCCATCCAGGTGTTGTTGATGCCGCTCATCGGCAGGTTCGGCGGCAAGGTGGACGGCCGGTACCTCATCGCCTTCGGCGTCCTGGGCGTGAGCCTGTCCCTGTGGACCAACGGCCACCTGACCACGCGCGTGGATGAAATCACCCTCATCACGCCGGTGTTCATCCGTGCCTGCTCGCTGGGCTTCATCTTCGTGCCGCTGTCGGTGATGGCGCTCAGCAACCTGCGTCCGGAGCAGCGAGGCAACGCCGCAGGCCTCTTCAACCTCACCCGCGAGCTGGGCGGCTCCATCGGCACCGCGTGGATGAGCAGCGCGCTCAGCCGCTCCACCCAGGCCAACGTCACCGCCATCACCTCGCACGTGGACGTCTACGGGCAGGTGGCCCAGGAGCAGGTCGCCTCCATGACGGGCGCCATGGCCGCCAGGGGCGTGCTCAACCCCACGGGCGCGGCCTACGGCCTCCTCAGCCAGCGCATCAGCGCGCAGGCGCTGGTGCGGGCCTTCAACGCGAACTTCCTCATCCTCGCCGCGCTGTTCGTCTGCGCCCTCGTCCTGGTGGCGATGCTCCAGAAGGCGGACCCCAAGGTGAAGGTGGAAGGCGCGCACTGA
- a CDS encoding HlyD family secretion protein, with the protein MTTRTASNLEAAPATEAPAATKPAKRSRARQVLPILVGVAVLGGGARFLLTHGHESTDDAQVEGRIANVSPRVAGQVARVLVHDNQVVKAGDVVVELDHADLDARLEVARADVMSAEAQLSNAQAQLTLTEANAGANLRQARAGVTQASSGISSSKAALDQARADVTAAEARFKLAETDLGRIKQLREQGAVAQADLDARQAAYDTARASLEQSRARLTSTEAGIQSSSGGLEAAQGKLSAAETAPVQVQAAQAALKLAEARLKQTRAALTLAELSVSYSQVRAPVDGVVSRRTVEVGQMVGPERPLMAVVPQNDIWVVANFKEDQVGEMRAGQPVDVKVDAFGGHAFKGHVDSLAGASGARFALLPPDNASGNFVKVVQRIPVLIRFDGDLKALPIKPGMSAYVTVDTEAEAQPQPQKTAAADTRKAE; encoded by the coding sequence ATGACGACCCGTACCGCCTCGAACCTGGAAGCCGCCCCCGCCACCGAAGCCCCCGCCGCCACGAAGCCCGCGAAGCGCTCCCGCGCCAGGCAGGTGCTGCCCATCCTCGTGGGCGTGGCGGTGCTGGGCGGAGGCGCGCGCTTCCTGCTCACCCACGGCCACGAGTCCACCGACGACGCCCAGGTCGAAGGCCGCATCGCCAACGTGTCGCCGCGCGTGGCCGGGCAGGTGGCCCGCGTGCTGGTGCACGACAACCAGGTGGTGAAGGCCGGCGACGTGGTGGTGGAGCTGGACCACGCGGACCTGGACGCCCGCCTGGAGGTCGCCCGCGCCGACGTGATGAGCGCCGAGGCCCAGCTGTCCAACGCCCAGGCCCAGCTCACCCTCACGGAGGCCAACGCGGGCGCCAACCTGCGCCAGGCCCGCGCCGGCGTCACCCAGGCCTCCAGCGGCATCAGCTCCTCCAAGGCCGCGCTGGACCAGGCCCGCGCGGACGTGACCGCGGCCGAGGCCCGCTTCAAGCTGGCGGAGACGGACCTGGGCCGCATCAAGCAGCTGCGCGAGCAGGGCGCCGTGGCCCAGGCGGACCTCGACGCCCGCCAGGCCGCGTATGACACCGCCAGGGCCTCGCTGGAGCAGTCCCGCGCGCGGCTGACCTCCACGGAGGCCGGCATCCAGAGCTCCTCCGGTGGCCTGGAGGCCGCGCAGGGCAAGCTCTCCGCCGCGGAGACGGCCCCCGTGCAGGTGCAGGCCGCGCAGGCCGCGCTGAAGCTGGCGGAGGCGCGCCTGAAGCAGACGCGCGCCGCGCTGACGCTCGCGGAGCTCAGCGTGTCCTACTCGCAGGTGCGCGCCCCGGTGGACGGCGTGGTCAGCCGCCGCACCGTGGAGGTGGGGCAGATGGTGGGCCCGGAGCGCCCGCTGATGGCCGTGGTTCCGCAGAACGACATCTGGGTCGTCGCCAACTTCAAGGAGGACCAGGTCGGTGAGATGCGCGCGGGCCAGCCGGTGGACGTGAAGGTGGACGCCTTCGGCGGCCACGCGTTCAAGGGCCACGTGGACAGCCTCGCGGGCGCCAGCGGCGCGCGCTTCGCGCTGCTGCCTCCGGACAACGCGTCCGGCAACTTCGTGAAGGTCGTGCAGCGCATCCCGGTGCTGATCCGCTTCGACGGTGACCTGAAGGCGCTGCCCATCAAGCCCGGCATGAGCGCCTACGTCACCGTGGACACGGAGGCGGAAGCGCAGCCGCAGCCGCAGAAGACCGCGGCGGCGGACACCCGGAAGGCGGAGTAG
- a CDS encoding MarR family winged helix-turn-helix transcriptional regulator yields the protein MKLVPRYERLKQMAQRFPALDPSAIETCLTMLRLSNELTEAYEAHFARHGVSHGRFVVLVQLFAAEDAGETLRPADLAELSRCSRATITGLLDTLEKDGFISRTDHPEDRRMYSVHLTSKGREFILNMMPDHYRRIAALMAPLSLDERDTLRALLAKVSSGIPALRDP from the coding sequence ATGAAGCTCGTGCCCCGGTACGAGCGGCTGAAGCAGATGGCCCAACGGTTTCCCGCGCTCGACCCGAGCGCCATCGAGACCTGCCTGACGATGCTGCGTCTCTCCAATGAGCTGACCGAGGCCTACGAGGCGCACTTCGCGCGGCACGGCGTGTCGCACGGACGCTTCGTCGTGCTGGTGCAGCTCTTCGCGGCGGAGGACGCGGGGGAGACGCTGCGTCCCGCGGACCTCGCGGAGCTGTCGCGGTGCAGCCGCGCGACCATCACGGGGCTGCTGGACACGCTGGAGAAGGACGGCTTCATCTCCCGCACGGATCACCCCGAGGACCGGCGCATGTACTCCGTGCACCTCACCTCGAAGGGGCGCGAGTTCATCCTGAACATGATGCCCGACCACTACCGCCGCATCGCCGCGCTCATGGCTCCCTTGAGCCTGGATGAGCGGGACACCCTTCGCGCCCTGCTCGCCAAGGTGTCCTCCGGCATTCCCGCCCTGCGGGACCCCTGA